The sequence GCGTCGACAGGTTGAAGAACGGACCCGCGACCGGGTTCGCCCCGCCCACGACCTGGGCGATCTTGTCCGTCCAGCCCGCGTACCAGACCCAGCGGTCCACCGCCGCGTCCACGACGGCCGCCGCCTTGGACTTCGACAGCCCCTCGGCCTCGGCCACCTCGCGTACGAACTGCTCGCGGCGGCCCTCCAGCATCTCCGCGACGCGGTAGAGGATCTGGCCGCGGTTGTACGCGGTCGCGCCCGACCAGCCGCCGAACGCCTTGCGGGCGGCCACGACCGCGTCGCGCGCGTCCTTGCGGGAGGACTGGGGCGCGTTCGCCAGCCACTTGCCCTTCGAGTCCGTCACCTCGTACACCCGGCCGCTCTCGGAGCGGGGGAACTTGCCCCCGACGTACAGCTTGTAGGTCTTGAAGACGCTCAGACGGTTATCGGACATCGAGGTACGCCTCCAGGCCGTGGCGGCCGCCTTCGCGGCCGAAGCCCGACTCCTTGTAACCGCCGAACGGCGAGGTCGGGTCGAACTTGTTGAACGTGTTGGCCCAGACGACACCCGCCCGGAGCTTGTTCGCCACCGCGAGGATGCGGGAGCCCTTCTCCGTCCAGATGCCCGCCGACAGGCCGTACTGGCTGTTGTTGGCCTTGGCGACCGCCTCGTCGGGGGTGCGGAACGACAGTACGGAGAGCACCGGGCCGAAGATCTCGTCGCGGGCGATCGTGTGCGCCTGGGTGACGTTGGTGAACAGCGTCGGGGCGAACCAGTAGCCCGCCGAGGGCAGTTCGCAGGGGGCCGACCAGCGGTCCGCGCCCTCCGCCTCGCCGGTCTCCACGAGCGCGCTGATCCGGGCCAGCTGCTCAGCGGAGTTGATCGCGCCGATGTCGGTGTTCTTGTCCAGCGGGTCGCCGAGGCGCAGCGTGGACAGCCGCCGCTTGAGCGCGTCCAGCAGCTCGTCCTGGATCGACTCCTGGACCAGCAGCCGGGAGCCCGCGCAGCACACCTGGCCCTGGTTGAAGAAGATGCCCGTGACGATGCCCTCGACGGCCTGGTCGATGGGGGCGTCGTCGAAGACGATGTTGGCGCCCTTGCCGCCCAGCTCCAGGGTGACCTTCTTGTCGGTCCCCGCGACCTGGCGGGCGATGGCCTTGCCGACGGCGGTCGAGCCGGTGAAGGCGACCTTGTTCACGTCGCTGTGCGAGACGAGCGCCTCGCCCGCGTCGCCGTACCCCGTCAGGATGTTGACGACACCCCTGGGCAGGCCCGCCTGGCGGCAGATGTCCGCGAAGAACAGCGCCGACAGGGGCGTCGTCTCGGCGGGCTTCAGCACCACGGTGTTGCCCGTGGCGAGGGCCGGGGCGATCTTCCAGGCCAGCATCAGGAGCGGGAAGTTC comes from Streptomyces sp. Mut1 and encodes:
- a CDS encoding aldehyde dehydrogenase family protein → MASAFEYAPAPESRSVVDIAPSYGLFIDGEFTDAADGKVFKTVSPSSEEVLSEVARAGADDVDRAVKAARRAFEKWSALPGSERAKYLFRIARIIQERSRELAVLETLDNGKPIKETRDADLPLVAAHFFYYAGWADKLDHAGYGPNPRPLGVAGQVIPWNFPLLMLAWKIAPALATGNTVVLKPAETTPLSALFFADICRQAGLPRGVVNILTGYGDAGEALVSHSDVNKVAFTGSTAVGKAIARQVAGTDKKVTLELGGKGANIVFDDAPIDQAVEGIVTGIFFNQGQVCCAGSRLLVQESIQDELLDALKRRLSTLRLGDPLDKNTDIGAINSAEQLARISALVETGEAEGADRWSAPCELPSAGYWFAPTLFTNVTQAHTIARDEIFGPVLSVLSFRTPDEAVAKANNSQYGLSAGIWTEKGSRILAVANKLRAGVVWANTFNKFDPTSPFGGYKESGFGREGGRHGLEAYLDVR